One Clavelina lepadiformis chromosome 1, kaClaLepa1.1, whole genome shotgun sequence genomic region harbors:
- the LOC143460636 gene encoding semaphorin-6B-like — translation MRVSTALIVVNIILCLIQSSMGRIPTDKEPINVYKLEDSTWLQVFRGSKKTGQSTKTLPLLKNFQGMTNIGGYHYIYARDNIFVLDLKNQSSGTGEVTYKQAMTWKSDEASIQLCQRKGQTNKKCQNFIKIFKLVHDGESPNRRVIVCSTKSFSPTCRYYELTEGGNLSYLNQEFGGKLSCPYDPDYDVASLVSGDNLYTATQAGFRGDDPLIFRSSVVRNVHSRRDASLRTASGEATFLNGPHFIKFFDGGMSLNKVYSFFTEISVEDKSEQVYTRIGQVCKNDGGWRNLRNQFSSFLKARLNCSLPGKPPFYFNELSDVTELVSLDKWYKVGKTKMVFALMNTPSNSIHASAICAFSLPDIEASMNGAFYEKFADAKTSAQYWAQQDHPPNPHVASCASDPSKLSVCSLNFMHMHPIMYQSVNAWDLHGNVTQPHNAIPLYSRTNSGNFLTAFVVDTTAGTTPIYTVFIAGTDDGRILKVLLGAGTKSVLIEERLVYSEDRCGPGNKRALSINLDKPTGSMLVAFENCVIRAPLCALNTSCGRSCIKSRDPYCGWDGKNCVVVDSQYHVNSTSGAQPRQDVLEGNVAGMEECNVHATDLGAPSIGATLPSFENEEVEPAVNDTSYNITVAPVMLHDVSGATTSEFTIGIVFLLVSFVVGVVFCVCLCALHRGYCCGKLSKKDDVILTTLPNGNDVRRSSNQSNGENASKSRQRSSHARNRTSTHKESRRTRRIKETSALSGAEMGTFHSNDLFLSSKHPLYYDVTDRRSKQLRSSSCMGGRCKAHIWKPSTSSSPENTDDLQHFPQVDYYVVIDNQRAKTVVDSLLGAQSLFQQHSLQVADTMPGRYDQQQHPLYVSMPPPVQNPSTPIPAGWPNPPQPNPTPSKAFEGQRVLMDTHDRRKMINWQPQYQVPQNEVFEESAQQKMMGLPNGHAGRKWWMSESEKNSLPVMSRPTRYHPFLHTIHEEQEPASHGTYEGPKDDSKQTILK, via the exons ATGCGTGTTTCTACTGCACTGATCGTTGTGAATATCATCTTATGTCTGATCCAGTCATCCATGGGAAGAATCCCTACAGATAAAGAACCAATCAACGTTTATAAGTTGGAAG ATTCTACGTGGCTTCAAGTGTTTCGTGGTAGCAAAAAAACAGGCCAGTCCACCAAAACCCTCCCATTGTTGAAGAACTTTCAAGGCATGACCAACATTGGTGGATATCACTACATTTACGCCAG ggataatatttttgtcctgGATTTGAAGAATCAGTCAAGCGGAACCGGCGAAGTCACTTACAAGCAG GCAATGACGTGGAAGTCTGATGAAGCAAGCATCCAGTTGTGCCAGAGAAAGGGTCAGACCAACaaaaaatgccaaaatttcatcaaaattttcaagctgGTCCACGACGGGGAATCTCCCAACCGAAGAGTGATTGTCTGCTCGACCAAATCTTTCAGTCCTACTTGTAGATATTATGAG CTGACAGAGGGCGGGAATTTGTCTTATTTGAATCAGGAATTTGGAGGAAAGCTGAGCTGTCCCTATGACCCGGATTATGACGTAGCAAGCCTAGTGTCGG GCGACAACCTGTACACGGCGACCCAGGCAGGCTTCCGCGGGGACGATCCCCTCATATTCCGCTCATCTGTCGTCCGAAATGTTCACAGCAGAAGGGACGCCAGTTTGCGGACAGCTAGCGGTGAAGCGACCTTCTTAAACG GTCCccatttcattaaattctTCGACGGCGGCATGTCTTTGAACAAAGTTTATTCGTTTTTTACCGAGATCTCCGTCGAGGATAAATCAGAG CAAGTTTACACGCGCATCGGTCAAGTTTGCAAAAACGACGGTGGATGGCGCAATTTGAGGAATCAGTTCTCGTCATTCTTAAAAGCGAGACTGAACTGCTCGTTGCCAGGAAAACCACCGTTCTACTTCAACGAGCTTAGTGACGTCACTGAGCTGGTGTCGTTGGACAAGTGGTACAAGGTCGGGAAGACAAAAATGGTTTTCGCTCTCATGAACACGCCcag CAACAGCATCCATGCATCGGCCATTTGCGCATTCTCTCTGCCAGACATTGAAGCTTCCATGAACGGCGCATTTTATGAGAAATTCGCCGATGCAAAGACCAGTGCACAATACTGGGCTCAGCAGGACCATCCCCCCAATCCTCACGTGGCCAG CTGTGCAAGCGATCCAAGCAAATTATCCGTCTGCAGTCTAAACTTCATGCACATGCATCCCATAATGTACCAGAGCGTCAACGCGTGGGATCTCCATGGCAACGTGACGCAACCACACAACGCGATTCCTCTTTATTCGAGAACAAACTCCGG AAACTTCCTGACCGCGTTTGTGGTGGACACGACAGCGGGCACAACCCCCATCTACACCGTCTTCATCGCGGGCACTGATGATGGAAGAATTCTGAAGGTTCTCCTCGGAGCGGGGACGAAGTCGGTCCTGATCGAGGAGAGGTTGGTCTACAGCGAGGACAGATGCGGACCTGGGAACAA GAGGGCTCTTTCGATAAATCTCGACAAACCAACCGGGTCCATGTTGGTCGCATTCGAGAATTGCGTCATTCGCGCCCCGCTCTGTGCCCTCAACACCTCATGTGGCAG GAGTTGCATCAAATCCCGGGACCCTTACTGCGGATGGGACGGGAAAAATTGCGTGGTCGTCGACAGCCAGTATCACGTCAACAGTACGAGTGGTGCGCAACCACGCCAGGACGTGTTGGAAGGGAATGTAGCCGGGATGGAGGAGTGCAACGTCCACGCCACAGACCTGGGAG CGCCCTCTATTGGTGCCACACTCCCTTCCTTTGAAAATGAGGAAGTGGAACCAGCCGTAAATGATACGTCATACAATATCACTGTCGCTCCGGTTATGTTGCATGACGTGTCTGGGGCGACTACGTCAGAGTTCACGATTGGGATCGTTTTTCTATTGGTCTCTTTTGTTGTCGGTGTCGTCTTCTGTGTGTGCTTGTGCGCCCTCCACAGGGGATATTGCTGCGGGAAGTTGTCCAAGAAGGATGACGTCATCCTG ACGACCTTGCCCAACGGAAATGACGTCAGAAGATCTTCGAACCAATCTAACGGCGAAAACGCATCAAAGTCGCGGCAACGAAGCAGCCATGCAAG GAATCGAACTTCAACCCACAAAGAATCCCGTAGAACGCGACGAATCAAGGAAACGAGCGCGCTGAGTGGTGCAGAAATGGGAACATTCCACTCAAATGATCTGTTCCTCTCCTCCAAACATCCCttatattatgacgtcacagaccGAAGAAGCAAGCAG CTGAGATCAAGCAGCTGTATGGGGGGGAGATGCAAAGCGCACATCTGGAAACCTTCAACAAGTTCCAGCCCCGAAAACACTGATGACCTTCAACATTTTCCTCAGGTTGACTATTATGTAGTCATCGACAACCAAAGAGCTAAAACAGTGGTTGATTCACTTTTGGGGGCTCAGTCGCTGTTCCAGCAACACTCCCTCCAAGTTGCCGACACCATGCCAGGGCGGTACGATCAGCAGCAGCACCCCCTCTACGTCTCGATGCCCCCACCGGTACAAAATCCATCAACCCCCATACCAGCAGGTTGGCCAAACCCCCCACAACCCAACCCAACACCCAGCAAAGCGTTCGAAGGTCAGCGCGTACTCATGGACACCCATGACAGAAGGAAGATGATCAATTGGCAGCCCCAGTACCAGGTCCCACAGAACGAGGTTTTCGAGGAATCAGCCCAACAGAAAATGATGG GACTACCCAACGGCCACGCGGGCCGCAAGTGGTGGATGAGCGAATCGGAGAAGAATAGTCTCCCTGTGATGTCACGCCCCACCCGTTACCACCCCTTTCTACATACAATTCACGAAGAACAAGAACCTGCGTCACACGGGACCTATGAGGGACCCAAAGATGATTCGAAACAAACCATATTGAAATAA
- the LOC143460721 gene encoding transcription factor HES-1-B-like, protein MKDLLFAVFVQTTSKLLKDKSRRKRIKNSLNELISILLNILGIQLFLQQRQRHSKLEKADILEMTVRYLKEFQGQTLNAAKAIDPRVTSKYRSGFVECKNEVSHTLENTNAGIQPDVKTRLMNHLGSNVPPPLIPSSSSLLIPFPTHFSLSPSATPQRSGCGSVNKHNVQGNFTLISLSTSSTVPPRIHGNRTAHVSTETEQRKSASLPKKSYTICCVSPTSPASSLVPRVQDILMMSSSMLRSCSAVSDSDSEPVWRPW, encoded by the exons ATGAAAGACCTGCTATTTGCCGTCTTTGTGCAAACA ACTTCAAAACTGCTTAAGGATAAAAGCCGACGCAAGAGGATTAAAAACAGTCTGAATGAACTGATAAGTATTCTCCTCAACATTTTAGGAATACAG tTGTTTCTTCAGCAAAGACAAAGGCATTCAAAATTGGAAAAGGCTGATATTCTAGAAATGACTGTTCGCTATTTGAAAGAATTTCAGGGACAGACATTGAACGCAGCGAAGGCGATTGATCCAAGAGTCACGAGTAAATACAGAAGCGGATTTGTGGAATGTAAAAACGAGGTTTCTCACACTCTTGAGAACACAAACGCAGGAATTCAGCCCGACGTTAAAACGAG GCTTATGAACCACCTCGGAAGCAATGTACCGCCGCCACTCATTCCCTCCTCGTCTTCCTTACTCATTCCATTCCCAACTCATTTCTCCTTGTCTCCTTCCGCGACTCCACAAAGGTCCGGATGCGGGAGTGTAAATAAGCACAACGTCCAAGGAAACTTTACCCTCATCTCGCTATCAACGTCGTCCACCGTACCCCCACGTATCCACGGAAACAGAACAGCCCACGTATCCACGGAAACAGAACAACGCAAATCCGCATCGCTGCCCAAAAAGTCCTACACGATATGTTGCGTGTCCCCGACCAGCCCAGCTTCATCTCTTGTCCCAAGAGTCCAGGATattttgatgatgtcatcatcAATGTTGCGTTCTTGTTCAGCGGTTAGCGACAGCGACTCGGAACCGGTGTGGAGGCCTTGGTAA
- the LOC143460890 gene encoding uncharacterized protein LOC143460890, which produces MPGECGSIKSSSDIQLPSTSTATALQSQAQKKTSENLKLQKEGTLPLASVELSNNNGLKFYSLSDRFHARAKKKSPEESFRNLKNCSNLKEINTSIAEQTNFDMSKDRYSFCEMDPVNFLFMSRLSLHLKNESSNNRFTKRLKRHARGDVKINSEGFAIPIVKDRRLLSRSIPSDSARHTAEKIQQKVEVFDSSLSINKSVEKNESTEIADELLASSSSFEKEPSPRKLIPRKFLDIEELWGSHHDGDRVESVFGNVVLKKKSLCLLQGSNWLDDVVIDAALEALCIENEDWNTVSSQYGSLWFHKGRFTRRNSDWVIARFMKPVITIINTGAHWVFLAIDVANAEVFIYDPLGRENTIAPTITTNLTSFPKFYNLKVHKLNASYEDAKVVIHSHNIQQDTHSCGPLSIMAA; this is translated from the exons ATGCCAGGGGAATGTGGATCAATAAAATCGTCCAGCGACATACAACTGCCATCTACATCAACAg CGACTGCTTTGCAAAGTCAGGCccaaaaa AAAACTTCAGAAAACCTGAAGTTACAAAAAGAAGGCACCTTGCCACTTGCCAGTGTGGAATTGTCAAATAATAACGGCTTGAAGTTTTACAGCCTATCAGACCGTTTCCATGCAAGAGCAAAGAAGAAATCACCTGAAGAAAGTTTCCGAAACTTGAAGAATTGCTCGAATCTGAAAGAAATCAATACCAGTATTGCTGAGCAAACCAATTTTGATATGAGTAAAGACAG ATATTCGTTCTGTGAAATGGACCCCGTCAATTTTCTCTTTATGTCTCGATTGtctttacatttaaaaaatgaaagttcAAATAATCGCTTTACTAAGAGACTTAAACGCCATGCTAGGGGAGATGTGAAAATTAACTCCGAAGGCTTTGCCATTCCAATTGTGAAAG ATCGCAGGTTACTTTCTCGAAGTATTCCGTCAGATTCAGCACGGCATACTGCAGAAAAGATTCAACAAAAAGTTGAAGTGTTTGATAGTTCTTTATCGATTAATAAATCGGTtgagaaaaatgaaagtaCAGAAATTGCTGATGAGCTCTTGGCAAGTAGTTCATCATTTGAAAAAGAACCATCACCTAGAAAATTAATTCCGAGGAAATTTCTGG ATATTGAAGAGCTTTGGGGTTCTCATCATGATGGTGACAGAGTGGAATCAGTTTTtggaaatgttgttttaaagaaaaaaagtttatgtCTTCTTCAAGGAAGCAATTGGCTCGATGATGTT GTCATTGATGCGGCACTAGAAGCCCTATGTATTGAG AATGAGGATTGGAATACTGTTTCATCACAATATGGTTCTTTATGGTTTCACAAAGGAAGATTTACCCGCAGAAATAGTGACTGG gtAATTGCACGTTTCATGAAACCAGTTATAACTATCATAAATACTGGAGCACACTGGGTGTTTTTG GCAATTGATGTTGCTAACGCTGAGGTTTTCATATATGATCCACTTGGGAGGGAAAATACCATCGCTCCAACCATTACAACGAATTTAAC ATCCTTCCCAAAGTTTTACAACTTGAAAGTGCATAAACTGAATGCATCTTATGAAGATGCAAAAGTGGTAATACACAGCCACAATATACAACAAGATACCCACAGTTGTGGGCCCCTCTCTATCATG GCTGCCTAG